One Halobacterium zhouii genomic region harbors:
- a CDS encoding DedA family protein: MLGGLTQAAVEFLTRYGYLALFVFAFLETSMVFPLLPSELVLPVAAGLLVHGPVTLVAFALVAAGGATAGSLFAYVVFGTAGVRAADRYGAYVRVSQTDIERSRRWFQRWGETAVLWGRLLPVLRSVISIPAGFARMNRATFAAYSAVGSLLFALGVGAVVYYGRQRSVYSFVWVALPDWLTAPLAASPVLAVLLGGLVLVALGVGWRYARRRREDGTGDGPED, from the coding sequence GTGCTCGGTGGATTAACCCAGGCAGCAGTCGAGTTTCTTACGCGATACGGCTACCTCGCGCTGTTCGTCTTCGCGTTCCTGGAGACGTCGATGGTGTTCCCGTTGCTCCCCAGTGAACTCGTCCTCCCGGTTGCCGCGGGGTTACTGGTTCACGGCCCGGTCACGCTCGTCGCGTTCGCGCTCGTCGCCGCGGGCGGCGCGACGGCCGGGAGCCTCTTCGCGTACGTTGTCTTCGGGACGGCCGGCGTGCGGGCGGCCGACCGGTACGGGGCGTACGTTCGCGTCTCCCAGACCGACATCGAGCGGAGCCGGCGGTGGTTCCAGCGGTGGGGCGAGACCGCCGTGCTCTGGGGCCGCCTGCTCCCCGTCCTCCGGTCGGTGATCTCGATTCCGGCCGGGTTCGCGCGGATGAACCGCGCGACGTTCGCGGCGTACTCCGCGGTCGGCAGTCTGTTGTTCGCGCTCGGCGTCGGGGCGGTCGTCTACTACGGGAGACAGCGGTCGGTGTACTCGTTCGTCTGGGTCGCGCTGCCCGACTGGCTGACGGCCCCGCTCGCGGCGTCGCCCGTGCTCGCCGTGTTGCTCGGCGGCCTGGTGCTCGTCGCGCTCGGTGTCGGCTGGCGGTACGCTCGGCGTCGCCGGGAGGACGGTACCGGTGACGGACCCGAGGACTAA
- a CDS encoding metallophosphoesterase family protein has protein sequence MKVGVISDIHSNLVALEAVLEDMPDVDRLVCAGDVVGYNPWPAECVDAVRERDVPTVMGNHDRMVATGRNFRGNSMAEAGVKHAVEELNDVQRTWVENLPRERTLADGRVKLVHDHPEVQDKYTYPEEFGPHLLGDEDVLILGHTHVQHHETYDDGVVMNPGSVGQPRDRDPRAAYAVLDLDALEVEEHRVEYDVERVQEGVRKAGLPSGTADRLAEGR, from the coding sequence ATGAAGGTCGGCGTCATCTCGGACATCCACTCGAATCTGGTCGCGCTGGAGGCCGTGCTCGAGGATATGCCGGACGTGGACCGTCTGGTCTGCGCGGGCGACGTCGTCGGCTACAACCCGTGGCCCGCGGAGTGCGTGGACGCGGTCCGGGAACGGGACGTGCCGACGGTGATGGGGAACCACGACCGGATGGTGGCGACCGGCCGGAACTTCCGCGGGAACTCGATGGCGGAAGCGGGCGTGAAACACGCCGTCGAGGAGCTGAACGACGTACAGCGGACGTGGGTGGAGAACCTCCCTCGGGAGCGAACGCTGGCGGACGGCCGCGTGAAACTCGTCCACGACCACCCCGAGGTCCAGGACAAGTACACGTACCCCGAGGAGTTCGGCCCGCACCTGCTCGGTGACGAGGACGTCCTGATTCTGGGGCACACGCACGTCCAGCACCACGAGACGTACGACGACGGCGTCGTGATGAACCCGGGAAGCGTCGGCCAGCCGCGGGACCGCGACCCCCGGGCGGCGTACGCCGTCCTCGACCTGGACGCGCTCGAAGTCGAAGAGCACCGGGTCGAGTACGACGTCGAGCGGGTTCAGGAGGGGGTTCGGAAGGCAGGGCTGCCGTCGGGGACGGCCGACCGGCTTGCGGAAGGGCGATAA
- a CDS encoding tryptophanase has protein sequence MSIQPPPFPVRSYKATMVDPVTLLPRDEREAALEAAGYNVFNLDSEDVFVDLLTDSGTGTMSNQQWAALFRGDEAYAGSDGFRELETAVEDVMGFDRIVPAHQGRGAENVIYGALVEEGDTVLNNAHFDTTRAHVAANGGDPVDCPVDGATDMHADDPFKGNFSVETARAVVDDVGADNVPVVVLTITNNTMAGQPVSVENTREVADFADSIDATLVVDACRFAENAHFVQQRETEFADASVADIAREQLSYADACVMSGKKDGLVNIGGFVGVADGQDELFEACRQRGILFEGFSTYGGMAGRDLAAFAEGLREAVEPPYVAERVAQVESLCEQLADRDVPVYQPAGGHAVYIDANEALPHIPREEFPGQAFVCELYREGGVRGVELGRFAFPETERADLVRLALPRRTYGPDHVEHVADTAEAVCERADEIPGLEIVSNSSMPELRHFSAELRPLD, from the coding sequence ATGTCCATCCAACCCCCTCCGTTTCCTGTGCGCTCCTACAAGGCGACGATGGTCGACCCCGTCACGCTCCTCCCGCGCGACGAGCGCGAGGCCGCTCTCGAAGCGGCGGGCTACAACGTCTTCAACCTCGACAGCGAGGACGTCTTCGTCGACCTCCTCACGGACTCGGGCACCGGCACGATGAGCAACCAGCAGTGGGCCGCGCTGTTCCGCGGCGACGAAGCCTACGCCGGCAGCGACGGCTTCCGCGAACTCGAAACCGCGGTCGAAGACGTCATGGGCTTCGACCGCATCGTCCCCGCCCACCAGGGTCGCGGCGCCGAGAACGTCATCTACGGCGCGCTCGTCGAGGAAGGCGACACCGTCCTCAACAACGCGCACTTCGACACGACGCGCGCCCACGTCGCCGCGAACGGCGGCGACCCCGTGGACTGTCCGGTCGATGGCGCGACCGACATGCACGCCGACGACCCGTTCAAAGGCAACTTCTCGGTCGAGACGGCCCGCGCGGTCGTCGACGACGTCGGCGCCGACAACGTCCCCGTGGTCGTGCTCACTATCACGAACAACACGATGGCGGGCCAGCCGGTGAGCGTCGAGAACACCCGCGAGGTCGCCGACTTCGCCGACAGCATCGACGCGACGCTCGTCGTCGACGCCTGCCGGTTCGCGGAGAACGCCCACTTCGTCCAGCAGCGCGAGACTGAATTCGCGGACGCCTCGGTCGCGGACATCGCCCGCGAGCAACTCTCGTACGCCGACGCGTGCGTGATGAGCGGAAAGAAAGACGGTCTCGTCAACATCGGCGGGTTCGTCGGCGTCGCCGACGGCCAGGACGAGCTCTTCGAAGCGTGCCGCCAGCGCGGCATCCTCTTCGAGGGCTTTTCCACGTACGGCGGTATGGCGGGTCGCGACCTCGCGGCGTTCGCCGAAGGACTCCGGGAAGCCGTCGAACCGCCATACGTCGCCGAACGCGTCGCTCAGGTCGAATCGCTCTGCGAGCAACTCGCCGACCGCGACGTTCCCGTTTACCAGCCAGCGGGCGGCCACGCCGTCTACATCGACGCTAACGAAGCCCTCCCCCACATCCCCCGCGAGGAGTTCCCCGGACAGGCGTTCGTCTGCGAACTCTACCGCGAAGGCGGCGTCCGCGGCGTCGAGTTGGGTCGCTTCGCGTTCCCCGAAACGGAGCGCGCGGACCTCGTCCGTCTCGCGCTTCCGCGGCGCACCTACGGCCCCGACCACGTCGAACACGTCGCGGACACCGCCGAAGCTGTCTGCGAGCGCGCCGACGAGATTCCGGGTCTGGAAATCGTCTCCAACTCCTCGATGCCGGAACTCCGGCACTTCTCGGCTGAACTCCGACCACTAGACTGA
- a CDS encoding acyl-CoA thioesterase: protein MDRPDEASLADSYTEMHEILMPNDTNNLGRALGGSVLHWMDICGAIVGRRFTRRQVVTASMDHVDFRAPIDLGEIVAVEGYVFDTGETSVEIKVDVAAERPSAGERRETASSFFTFVALDETESPAIVPDLVCETDHERELRDAAIDERRTRRERAPTP, encoded by the coding sequence ATGGACCGCCCGGACGAGGCCAGTCTCGCCGACTCGTACACGGAGATGCACGAGATCCTGATGCCCAACGACACGAACAACCTGGGTCGCGCACTCGGGGGGAGCGTGCTGCACTGGATGGACATCTGTGGCGCCATCGTCGGCCGGCGGTTCACGCGCCGGCAGGTCGTCACGGCGTCGATGGACCACGTCGACTTCCGGGCGCCCATCGACCTCGGGGAAATCGTCGCCGTCGAAGGGTACGTCTTCGACACCGGGGAGACCAGCGTCGAGATCAAGGTCGACGTCGCCGCGGAGCGACCGAGCGCGGGCGAGCGGCGCGAAACCGCGTCCTCCTTTTTCACGTTCGTCGCGCTCGACGAAACCGAATCACCCGCTATCGTCCCCGACCTCGTCTGTGAAACCGACCACGAACGAGAGCTTCGTGATGCCGCCATCGACGAGCGCCGGACGCGGCGCGAACGGGCGCCCACGCCCTGA
- a CDS encoding IMP cyclohydrolase yields the protein MYVGRFVVVGPDVAAYRVSSRSFPNRRVVEREDALTVAPTPDAPETENPYVSYNCYREAAGHAVVGNGSHVDPIAEKLELGYPARDALAESLLALDYEKDDYDTPRIAGVLGPNDSSFVGTVRKDALLVEAVDEPTLVATYEKDSPEPIGFDATDGGDGAVTASAAAREAYSAAFEHVVCAVGVVREDGGYETAIVNDGE from the coding sequence ATGTACGTCGGACGGTTCGTCGTCGTCGGTCCGGACGTCGCCGCCTACCGGGTGTCCTCGCGGTCGTTCCCGAATCGCCGCGTGGTGGAGCGCGAGGACGCGCTGACGGTCGCGCCGACGCCGGACGCGCCAGAGACCGAGAACCCCTACGTGTCGTACAACTGCTACCGCGAGGCGGCGGGCCACGCCGTCGTCGGAAACGGCTCGCACGTCGACCCGATCGCCGAGAAACTCGAACTGGGGTATCCGGCGCGGGACGCGCTCGCCGAGAGCCTGCTCGCGCTCGACTACGAGAAGGACGACTACGACACGCCCCGCATCGCGGGCGTGCTCGGGCCTAACGACAGTTCGTTCGTCGGCACCGTCCGGAAGGACGCGCTGCTCGTCGAGGCCGTCGACGAGCCGACGCTCGTCGCGACCTACGAGAAAGACAGCCCCGAACCCATCGGGTTCGATGCGACGGACGGCGGGGACGGCGCAGTGACCGCGAGCGCGGCCGCGCGGGAGGCGTACAGCGCGGCGTTCGAGCACGTGGTCTGTGCGGTCGGTGTGGTGCGCGAGGACGGTGGCTACGAGACGGCCATCGTGAACGACGGAGAGTGA
- a CDS encoding aspartate kinase → MRVIAKFGGTSLGSGERVERAADSVADAVAAGHEIAVVASAMGDATDELLEEITFDAEEADRAEIVSMGERTAVRMLKAALAARGVNAEYVEPGHPDWPVVTDGHGDVDAEATRRRTEELAEELDATVPVITGFLAEGPEGGVTTLGRGGSDTTAVMLGRYADADEVVIVTDVEGVMTGDPHVVEGARNVGEITVDELRNLSFRGAEVLAPSALSFKDDDLAVRVIHYQHGDLLSGGTHVEGTFENMIDMREDPLACLTVAGRAIRNQSGIMSTLSTALAESDINVDAVASGMDSMTFYVDESIAERAENVLHREVVGDDELSSVTVTDNIAVVRVLGGEFPNRPGVLRRIVDPLADAAINVIDVVSSATSVAVFVDWADREETLDIVQRHFDS, encoded by the coding sequence ATGCGCGTAATCGCGAAGTTCGGCGGCACCAGTCTCGGCAGCGGCGAGCGCGTCGAGCGCGCCGCGGACTCCGTCGCCGACGCCGTCGCCGCCGGCCACGAGATAGCGGTCGTCGCGAGCGCGATGGGGGATGCCACCGACGAACTGCTAGAGGAGATCACGTTCGACGCCGAGGAGGCCGACCGCGCGGAGATCGTCTCGATGGGCGAGCGTACCGCGGTGCGGATGCTGAAGGCCGCGCTCGCCGCGCGCGGCGTGAACGCCGAGTACGTCGAACCCGGCCACCCCGACTGGCCGGTCGTGACCGACGGCCACGGCGACGTGGACGCCGAGGCGACGCGCCGACGGACCGAAGAACTCGCCGAGGAACTCGACGCCACCGTCCCCGTCATCACGGGGTTTCTCGCCGAGGGCCCCGAGGGTGGCGTGACGACGCTCGGGCGCGGCGGCTCGGACACCACGGCGGTGATGCTCGGGCGGTACGCGGACGCCGACGAAGTGGTCATTGTCACGGACGTGGAGGGGGTTATGACCGGCGACCCGCACGTCGTCGAGGGCGCGCGGAACGTCGGCGAGATCACGGTCGACGAACTCCGGAATCTCTCCTTCCGCGGCGCGGAGGTGCTCGCGCCCTCGGCGCTCTCGTTCAAGGACGACGACCTCGCGGTCCGCGTCATCCACTACCAGCACGGCGACCTGCTCTCGGGCGGCACCCACGTCGAGGGCACCTTCGAGAACATGATCGACATGCGCGAGGACCCGCTGGCCTGTCTCACCGTCGCTGGGCGCGCGATACGGAACCAGTCCGGCATCATGTCGACGCTGTCGACGGCGCTCGCCGAGAGCGACATCAACGTCGACGCGGTGGCCTCGGGGATGGACTCGATGACGTTCTACGTGGACGAATCCATCGCGGAGCGCGCGGAGAACGTCCTCCACCGCGAGGTCGTCGGCGACGACGAACTCTCCTCGGTGACGGTCACCGACAACATCGCCGTGGTGCGCGTGCTCGGCGGCGAGTTCCCGAACCGCCCGGGCGTGCTCCGCCGAATCGTCGACCCGCTCGCGGACGCCGCCATCAACGTCATCGACGTCGTCTCCAGTGCCACCTCGGTCGCGGTGTTCGTGGACTGGGCGGACCGCGAGGAGACCCTCGACATCGTCCAGCGCCACTTCGACTCGTAA
- a CDS encoding VWA domain-containing protein produces MSDVPDFEVARDHVRDELVRFTRALRRAGVGVPANAQTTAARALVEVGFDDESRANVALRACLVTEREDLDTFDRLFGEFWRRLTAGVTPEGSAERREDDPDGGFAPLGGAPADERVEESSGRETDGDSDDQRGAAASSSLGGVVSKNAGEHVGEHVATKRSPTGTPTPVAAATTTPDQEFERAFADLTDALAGLRGRRWTAGGDERADARRALRSSFGTGGIVVSMPQRERTRPAVRALLLVDVSQSVLDTVDRSFLLGFLRRARADWRDASVYFFDEELRDVSNAFDAPSQTAALDALERAEAEWGGGTRIGASLAQLPPDAVDHRTDVFVVSDGLETGDVAELERALSGIAQRAASVRWLNPLAASPAYEPAARGMAAAQPFVDGIFAFSEAADLTELARQLRTRGPRERVGYEYDSRRE; encoded by the coding sequence ATGAGCGACGTCCCCGACTTCGAGGTGGCGCGCGACCACGTCCGCGACGAACTCGTGCGGTTCACGCGAGCGCTCCGGCGCGCCGGAGTCGGCGTTCCTGCGAACGCGCAGACGACGGCGGCCCGCGCGCTCGTGGAGGTCGGCTTCGACGACGAGAGCCGCGCGAACGTCGCGCTCCGGGCGTGCCTCGTCACGGAGCGCGAGGACCTCGACACGTTCGACCGCCTGTTCGGGGAGTTCTGGCGCCGGCTCACCGCCGGCGTGACACCCGAGGGATCCGCCGAACGGCGCGAGGACGACCCCGACGGCGGGTTCGCGCCCCTCGGCGGCGCGCCAGCAGACGAGCGGGTCGAGGAGTCCAGTGGGCGCGAGACGGACGGCGACAGCGACGACCAGCGCGGAGCCGCCGCGTCGTCGTCGCTGGGCGGCGTCGTCAGCAAGAACGCGGGCGAGCACGTCGGCGAACACGTGGCCACGAAGCGAAGTCCGACGGGAACCCCGACCCCGGTGGCCGCCGCGACGACGACCCCGGACCAGGAGTTCGAGCGCGCGTTCGCGGACCTCACCGACGCGCTCGCTGGACTGCGAGGGCGGCGGTGGACGGCGGGCGGCGACGAGCGAGCGGACGCCCGGCGCGCGCTCCGCTCGAGTTTCGGCACGGGCGGTATCGTGGTCTCGATGCCCCAGCGCGAGCGCACGCGGCCCGCGGTGCGCGCACTCCTGCTCGTGGACGTGAGCCAGTCCGTCCTCGACACCGTCGACCGCTCCTTCCTGCTGGGATTCTTGCGGCGCGCTCGCGCGGACTGGCGGGACGCCAGCGTCTACTTCTTCGACGAGGAGTTGCGGGACGTCTCCAACGCGTTCGACGCGCCCTCGCAGACCGCGGCCCTCGACGCGCTGGAGCGTGCGGAAGCGGAGTGGGGTGGCGGCACCCGCATCGGCGCGTCGCTCGCGCAACTGCCGCCGGACGCCGTCGACCACCGCACTGACGTGTTCGTCGTGAGCGACGGCCTCGAAACCGGGGACGTCGCGGAACTGGAGCGAGCACTCTCGGGCATCGCGCAGCGCGCGGCGAGTGTCCGCTGGCTGAACCCGCTCGCGGCGTCGCCCGCCTACGAGCCGGCGGCTCGCGGCATGGCGGCGGCACAGCCGTTCGTGGACGGCATCTTCGCGTTCAGTGAGGCGGCAGACCTCACGGAACTGGCGCGACAGCTCCGGACGCGCGGCCCGCGCGAACGCGTCGGCTACGAGTACGATTCGCGCCGCGAGTGA
- a CDS encoding excinuclease ABC subunit C has translation MDADDVRAHASDLPREPGVYQFQREDGTVLYVGKAVDVRDRVRSYADPRSARISRMVERADDLDFAVTDTETQALLLEANLVKRHQPRYNVRLKDDKSYPLVQFTDHAVPRIEVTRDPDEGAVAFGPYTDVGRVNEVVKAVREVYGLRGCSQHKYRNRERPCLDYEMGLCSAPCTGEISEEEYETDVEAAKRFFEGETGALADPLEREMEQAAQEQAFERAANARDRLEAVEAFHGGEGAAVSGRDEATTDVLGVAIEGDRATVARLHAEHGQLVERDQHVMDAPDTESKVAEVLAAFVVQFYAERDLPDRLLLPEAHGDDDVAAWLDAAGVEVRVPGTGRDATLVDLALKNAHRRSGDRDEVGALADALGIDRPARIEGFDVSHAQGKSVVGSDVCFVDGSAEKSDYRRKKLGEENDDYANMRRLVRWRAERSVGAADGDAHDDRPDPDLLLIDGGEGQLNAALDALDEVGWDVPAVALAKDEEIVVTAERTFDWDDDAPQLHVLQRVRDEAHRFAVAYHQTLRDEVSTVLDDVDGVGPELRKRLFRRFGSVEGVRSASADDLRSVEGVGAKTAETLSSRL, from the coding sequence ATGGACGCGGACGACGTTCGCGCACACGCGAGCGACCTGCCCCGGGAGCCCGGCGTCTACCAGTTCCAGCGAGAGGACGGAACTGTGCTCTACGTCGGGAAGGCCGTCGACGTGCGCGACCGAGTCCGGTCGTACGCAGACCCCAGGAGTGCGCGCATCTCGCGGATGGTCGAGCGCGCCGACGACCTGGATTTCGCGGTGACGGACACGGAAACCCAGGCGCTGTTGCTGGAGGCGAACCTCGTGAAGCGCCACCAGCCCCGGTACAACGTCCGGTTGAAGGACGACAAGTCCTACCCGCTGGTGCAGTTCACGGACCACGCCGTCCCCCGCATCGAGGTGACCAGAGACCCCGACGAGGGCGCGGTGGCGTTCGGGCCGTACACGGACGTCGGGCGCGTGAACGAGGTAGTGAAGGCGGTTCGGGAAGTGTACGGCTTGCGCGGGTGCTCACAGCACAAGTACCGGAACCGCGAGCGCCCGTGTCTCGACTACGAGATGGGGCTGTGTTCGGCGCCCTGCACCGGCGAAATCAGCGAGGAGGAGTACGAGACGGACGTCGAGGCCGCCAAGCGATTCTTCGAAGGGGAGACGGGTGCGCTCGCCGACCCACTGGAGCGCGAGATGGAGCAAGCCGCCCAGGAGCAGGCCTTCGAGCGGGCGGCGAACGCCCGGGACCGCCTGGAGGCGGTGGAAGCGTTCCACGGGGGCGAGGGCGCTGCCGTCTCCGGGCGTGACGAGGCGACGACGGACGTGCTCGGCGTGGCCATCGAGGGCGACCGGGCGACCGTCGCGCGCCTCCACGCCGAACACGGGCAACTCGTGGAGCGCGACCAGCACGTCATGGACGCGCCCGACACCGAGAGCAAGGTGGCGGAGGTGCTCGCGGCGTTCGTGGTGCAGTTCTACGCCGAACGGGACCTGCCGGACCGCCTGCTGCTCCCGGAGGCCCACGGCGACGACGACGTGGCGGCGTGGCTGGACGCGGCGGGCGTGGAGGTGCGCGTCCCGGGGACGGGCCGCGACGCGACGCTCGTCGACCTCGCACTGAAGAACGCCCACCGGCGCTCGGGCGACCGGGACGAAGTCGGCGCGCTCGCGGACGCCCTGGGCATCGACCGTCCGGCGCGCATCGAGGGGTTCGACGTGAGCCACGCGCAGGGGAAGTCGGTCGTCGGGAGCGACGTCTGTTTCGTCGACGGGAGCGCGGAGAAGTCCGACTACCGGCGGAAGAAACTGGGCGAGGAGAACGACGACTACGCGAACATGAGACGTCTGGTTCGGTGGCGAGCGGAGCGGTCCGTCGGAGCGGCAGACGGCGACGCTCACGACGACCGCCCGGACCCCGACCTGCTGCTCATCGACGGCGGCGAGGGGCAGTTGAACGCGGCGCTCGACGCGCTCGACGAGGTCGGGTGGGACGTGCCCGCGGTCGCGCTCGCAAAGGACGAGGAGATCGTCGTGACGGCCGAGCGCACGTTCGACTGGGACGACGACGCGCCGCAGTTACACGTCCTCCAGCGCGTGCGGGACGAGGCCCACCGGTTCGCGGTGGCGTACCACCAGACGCTCCGGGACGAGGTGTCGACGGTGCTGGACGACGTCGACGGCGTCGGCCCCGAGTTGCGAAAGCGCCTGTTCCGGCGGTTCGGCAGCGTGGAGGGCGTGCGGTCGGCGTCCGCCGACGACCTGCGGAGCGTCGAAGGCGTCGGCGCGAAGACCGCTGAGACGCTGTCGAGCCGGCTGTAG
- a CDS encoding ABC transporter permease codes for MTWSVVAKKDFRDASRSKALWGLTALFVLFMAGAAYAYTLIQNSAGAEAEVQSLGLIFFIISPVTILIPITGLVMAHKSIAGEVDSGSAKFLLSLPHTRRDAVVGKVVGRSAVVGVSVLVGLVAAAVVTVALYDSFNASAFAVFSALTLLLTVLYTAVGVGLSAATKDSGRATILALGFYVVFELAWGLLVMAIYYLTTGSFFPTGVPPEWYLLLNRVPPTAAFSSAVFQFLPGNAATIAQLFPQNVPIYLSEWAALATMLLWFLVVPLVGYRVFDRADL; via the coding sequence ATGACCTGGAGCGTCGTCGCGAAGAAGGACTTCCGTGACGCCAGCCGATCGAAGGCGCTGTGGGGGCTGACGGCGCTGTTCGTGTTGTTCATGGCGGGCGCGGCGTACGCGTACACGCTGATACAGAACTCCGCCGGCGCGGAGGCCGAGGTGCAGAGCCTGGGGCTCATCTTCTTCATCATCAGCCCGGTCACGATTCTCATCCCCATCACGGGGCTCGTGATGGCCCACAAGTCCATCGCAGGGGAGGTCGACTCCGGCAGCGCGAAGTTCCTGCTCTCGCTCCCGCACACGCGCAGGGACGCCGTCGTCGGGAAGGTCGTCGGTCGGTCCGCCGTGGTCGGCGTCTCCGTCCTCGTCGGCCTGGTCGCCGCGGCCGTCGTCACGGTCGCGCTGTACGACTCGTTCAACGCGAGCGCGTTCGCCGTGTTCTCCGCACTGACGCTCCTGCTCACGGTGTTGTACACGGCCGTCGGCGTCGGCCTGTCCGCCGCCACGAAGGACTCGGGGCGCGCGACGATACTCGCGCTCGGGTTCTACGTCGTCTTCGAACTCGCGTGGGGGCTCCTCGTCATGGCCATCTACTACCTCACGACCGGGTCGTTCTTCCCGACCGGCGTGCCGCCAGAGTGGTACCTCCTGCTCAACCGCGTGCCGCCGACGGCGGCGTTCTCTAGCGCCGTCTTCCAGTTCCTCCCAGGAAACGCGGCCACCATCGCGCAGTTGTTCCCGCAGAACGTCCCCATCTACCTCTCCGAATGGGCGGCGCTCGCGACGATGCTGCTGTGGTTCCTCGTCGTGCCGCTGGTGGGCTACCGCGTGTTCGACCGCGCCGACCTGTAG
- a CDS encoding ABC transporter permease subunit: MTWSVVARRDLRMLVADNTVTIFVGFFALLAAGISYGSTNSPIASPLTDVLSLLFMFAVPLTAGTLTHEAVPNAVASGRSRLTLSLPHTRTEFLAGAGAARLGAVLAAVGASVVAGAAVHLLRGGPVSLFAVAATVAFGALLGAAFVGATLAFTARSSSTTLAAVAAYGFFMLALAWPAAVALGTVVLAAQFGVSLEPGVADTVIQLSPIYAYQNALSAVGVNTSGPTGLIPEWGGAVVLLAWTVGGFALAARRFDGRDL, translated from the coding sequence GTGACGTGGTCGGTCGTCGCGCGCCGCGACCTCCGGATGCTCGTCGCGGACAACACGGTCACCATCTTCGTCGGCTTCTTCGCGCTGCTCGCCGCCGGCATCAGCTACGGGTCGACGAACAGTCCCATCGCGTCCCCGCTCACTGACGTGCTCTCGCTCCTGTTCATGTTCGCGGTGCCGCTCACCGCGGGGACGCTCACACACGAAGCCGTCCCGAACGCCGTCGCAAGCGGCCGTAGTCGCCTCACGCTCTCGCTCCCCCACACCCGCACGGAGTTTCTCGCCGGTGCGGGAGCGGCCCGCCTCGGGGCGGTGCTCGCGGCCGTCGGCGCGTCCGTGGTCGCCGGCGCCGCCGTCCACCTGCTCCGCGGCGGCCCGGTTTCGCTGTTCGCCGTCGCCGCCACCGTCGCGTTCGGCGCGCTCCTCGGCGCGGCGTTCGTCGGCGCGACGCTCGCGTTCACCGCGCGCTCGTCGTCCACGACGCTGGCCGCCGTCGCCGCCTACGGCTTCTTCATGCTCGCGCTCGCGTGGCCCGCCGCCGTCGCGCTCGGCACGGTCGTGCTCGCCGCGCAGTTCGGCGTCTCCCTCGAACCCGGTGTCGCCGACACCGTCATCCAACTCAGCCCCATCTACGCCTACCAGAACGCGCTCTCCGCGGTCGGCGTGAACACCTCCGGCCCGACCGGCCTCATCCCGGAGTGGGGCGGCGCGGTCGTGTTGCTCGCGTGGACCGTCGGCGGGTTCGCGCTCGCCGCCCGGCGATTCGACGGCCGGGACCTCTGA
- a CDS encoding ABC transporter ATP-binding protein encodes MSAIELSGVTKRFGDVTALHGLDLTVEEGEIYGFLGPNGAGKSTTIDILLDFVRPTSGRASVLDMDAQDESLEIRRRTGVLPDGFSVYDRLTARQHLEFAIESKNADDDPDELLARVGIPEAADRKAGGFSKGMAQRLALAIALVGDPELIILDEPSTGLDPNGAREMREIITEEAERGATVFFSSHILEQVEAVCDRVGILDDGELVAQDTISGLREAAGGGGGLSVTVTEVTPAVVDAVRDVPGVTDVTADGDTLVVTADGGAKTDILDAVEGAGAQVEDFSTREASLDDIFAAYTEEEMTA; translated from the coding sequence ATGTCAGCTATCGAACTATCGGGCGTCACCAAGCGGTTCGGTGACGTCACCGCCCTCCACGGCCTCGACCTGACCGTCGAAGAGGGGGAGATATACGGCTTCCTCGGGCCGAACGGCGCCGGGAAATCCACGACCATCGACATCCTGCTCGACTTCGTACGCCCGACCTCCGGGCGCGCGTCGGTGCTCGACATGGACGCACAGGACGAGTCCCTCGAGATTCGCCGGCGAACCGGTGTGCTCCCGGACGGCTTCTCGGTGTACGACCGCCTCACGGCGCGCCAGCATCTCGAGTTCGCCATCGAGTCGAAGAACGCCGACGACGACCCCGACGAACTCCTCGCGCGCGTCGGCATCCCCGAGGCCGCGGACCGGAAGGCCGGCGGCTTCTCGAAGGGGATGGCCCAGCGCCTCGCGCTCGCCATCGCGCTCGTCGGCGACCCCGAACTCATCATCCTCGACGAGCCCTCGACCGGCCTCGACCCGAACGGCGCTCGCGAGATGCGCGAGATCATCACCGAGGAGGCCGAACGCGGCGCCACGGTGTTCTTCTCGAGTCACATCCTCGAGCAGGTCGAGGCGGTGTGTGACCGCGTCGGCATCCTCGACGACGGCGAACTCGTCGCCCAGGACACCATCAGCGGCCTGCGGGAGGCCGCGGGCGGTGGCGGCGGCCTCTCGGTCACCGTCACCGAAGTCACGCCCGCGGTGGTCGACGCGGTGCGCGACGTGCCTGGCGTCACCGACGTCACCGCGGACGGCGACACGCTCGTCGTCACCGCGGACGGCGGTGCGAAGACCGACATCCTCGACGCCGTCGAGGGCGCGGGCGCCCAGGTCGAGGACTTCTCCACGCGAGAGGCCTCCCTCGACGACATCTTCGCTGCGTACACCGAGGAGGAGATGACCGCATGA